In the Pseudolabrys taiwanensis genome, one interval contains:
- a CDS encoding lysophospholipid acyltransferase family protein yields MRGLFIAAFFCTMTPLLISIQWVLGKLGLPGWGFIASNYYKVLRGLLRIRVRVVGTPVHGRAVLYVSNHVSWSDIVVIGSLAPVAFVAKREVASWPLVGITAKIQRTVFVDRTRRHQTGDAVSQIVERLKGGTSVVLFAEGTSSDGNRVLPFRSALLGSVEDAAAAHQGGADAILIQPIAITYTGQQGMPMRRSQRPLVAWYGDLDFMPHIKRFVGEGVVDAVVSYGPPVPADGTLDRKAMTRKLHEDVRRLMVSALRGRPIPANQPQPVAPSVTVDLVAQEKISA; encoded by the coding sequence ATGCGCGGCCTGTTCATCGCGGCGTTCTTCTGCACGATGACGCCGCTGTTGATCTCCATCCAATGGGTGCTCGGCAAACTCGGCCTGCCCGGCTGGGGCTTCATCGCGTCGAATTATTACAAGGTGCTGCGCGGGCTGTTGCGCATCCGCGTTCGCGTCGTCGGCACGCCGGTGCACGGCCGCGCCGTGCTGTACGTATCCAATCACGTCTCGTGGTCCGATATCGTCGTGATCGGCTCACTCGCGCCGGTCGCTTTCGTCGCCAAACGCGAAGTGGCGAGCTGGCCGCTGGTCGGCATCACCGCGAAAATACAGCGCACGGTCTTCGTCGATCGCACGCGCCGTCACCAGACCGGCGACGCCGTGAGCCAGATCGTCGAGCGCTTGAAGGGCGGCACGTCGGTGGTGCTGTTCGCCGAGGGCACGTCCAGCGACGGCAACCGCGTGCTGCCGTTCCGTTCGGCGCTGCTCGGCAGCGTCGAGGATGCGGCCGCCGCGCACCAAGGCGGCGCCGACGCCATCCTGATTCAGCCGATCGCGATCACCTATACGGGCCAGCAGGGCATGCCGATGCGCCGCAGCCAGCGGCCGCTCGTCGCGTGGTACGGCGATCTCGACTTCATGCCGCACATCAAACGCTTCGTCGGCGAAGGCGTGGTCGACGCGGTGGTCAGTTACGGCCCGCCGGTTCCCGCCGACGGCACGCTCGACCGCAAGGCGATGACGCGCAAGCTGCACGAGGACGTGCGCCGCCTGATGGTCAGCGCCCTGCGCGGCCGGCCAATCCCGGCGAACCAGCCGCAGCCGGTGGCGCCAAGCGTCACCGTCGATCTCGTGGCGCAGGAAAAGATCAGTGCCTAG
- a CDS encoding VOC family protein, which produces MKFASTRLVVADMKAMVSFYERVTQQTADWLAPVFAEIVLPGAALAFNATQTEPPGAGAAGANRTACIEFQVDDIDAHYARLKDTVPIVQDLMLMPWGNKRFMFRDPEGTIVSLYAPATDDARKRFGAR; this is translated from the coding sequence ATGAAATTCGCATCCACCCGCCTCGTCGTCGCCGACATGAAGGCGATGGTGTCATTTTATGAAAGAGTGACGCAGCAGACCGCTGACTGGCTCGCGCCCGTTTTCGCCGAGATCGTGCTGCCCGGCGCGGCGCTCGCCTTCAATGCCACGCAGACGGAACCGCCGGGTGCCGGCGCAGCCGGCGCCAATCGTACCGCCTGCATCGAGTTTCAGGTCGACGACATCGACGCCCACTATGCGCGGCTAAAAGATACGGTGCCGATCGTGCAGGACCTGATGCTCATGCCATGGGGCAACAAGCGGTTCATGTTTCGCGATCCCGAGGGCACCATCGTCTCGCTCTACGCGCCGGCCACTGATGACGCCAGGAAACGCTTCGGCGCGCGCTAG
- a CDS encoding helix-turn-helix transcriptional regulator, which translates to MRRADRLFQIIQILRRTPRPVTAAALADELEVSRRTVYRDISDLMSQRVPIEGEAGFGYVLTAGYDMPPLMLTPDELEAVVLGAQWVAGQPDKALANAARDLVAKIAAVVPEDLRPYIADPSVGLKPIKPAPAQNLDTAGLRSAIREGRKLRLRYRSEAGEETERTVSPVILGYTDATCLLVAWCELRGDFRHFRADRIVDMTFLAESGDFRPGELRRRWQRWREDHYRPTAG; encoded by the coding sequence ATGCGCCGCGCCGATCGTCTGTTCCAGATTATCCAGATCCTGCGCCGGACGCCGCGACCCGTGACGGCGGCGGCGCTTGCGGACGAACTCGAGGTGTCACGGCGTACGGTGTATCGCGATATCAGCGATCTCATGAGCCAGCGCGTCCCGATCGAAGGGGAGGCCGGATTCGGCTACGTTCTGACCGCGGGGTACGACATGCCACCCTTGATGCTGACGCCCGACGAGTTGGAAGCCGTGGTGCTCGGTGCGCAGTGGGTCGCCGGTCAACCCGACAAGGCGCTTGCGAATGCCGCGCGCGACCTCGTCGCCAAGATCGCAGCCGTGGTGCCCGAGGATCTTCGCCCCTACATCGCCGACCCCAGCGTGGGCCTGAAGCCGATAAAGCCCGCGCCGGCTCAAAACCTGGATACCGCCGGCCTGCGCTCGGCCATCCGGGAGGGTCGGAAGCTGCGCCTGCGCTACCGCTCCGAGGCGGGTGAGGAGACCGAGCGCACGGTCTCGCCGGTCATTCTCGGCTATACCGACGCCACCTGCCTGCTGGTTGCCTGGTGTGAGTTGCGGGGCGATTTCAGGCACTTTCGCGCCGACCGGATCGTCGACATGACGTTCCTTGCGGAAAGCGGCGATTTCCGGCCCGGGGAGTTGCGCCGGCGGTGGCAGCGCTGGCGCGAGGACCACTACCGGCCCACCGCAGGCTAG
- the miaB gene encoding tRNA (N6-isopentenyl adenosine(37)-C2)-methylthiotransferase MiaB produces the protein MANARKVHVKSFGCQMNVYDSNRMADTLAPAGFAEAAGPEGADLVILNTCNIREKAADKVYSEIGRLRVMKEEAAREGRQMLIAVAGCVAQAEGREIMRRAGAVDLVVGSQNYHRLPEMIARAARGEKVIDTEFPVEDKFDALAAPKREEIAKRGIAAFVTVQEGCDKFCTFCVVPYTRGAEISRPVEKIADEVARLADAGVREVTLIGQNVNAYHGADGGGAPATLGQLLRRLARVPGIARLRYTTSHPNDMDDDLIAAHADLPELMPYVHLPVQSGADRILAAMNRKHTRQHYLDVVARLRAARPDLAFSSDFIVGFPGETAQDFEDTLSLVDAVGYAGAYTFAYSPRPGTPAADIEDQVPPEEKTERLYRLQALIARQQRDFNAAFVGKTVPILLEKAGRLPGQLVGKTPYLQAVQVMAPAALIGTVVPVAITSLGTNTLFGELAGGAAAPLLAEAGA, from the coding sequence ATGGCGAATGCGCGCAAAGTCCACGTCAAATCCTTCGGCTGCCAGATGAACGTCTACGACTCCAATCGTATGGCGGACACCTTGGCGCCGGCCGGGTTCGCCGAGGCCGCGGGGCCGGAGGGGGCCGATCTCGTCATCCTCAACACCTGCAACATCCGCGAGAAGGCGGCCGACAAGGTCTATTCCGAGATCGGCCGGCTGCGGGTGATGAAGGAAGAAGCCGCGCGCGAAGGCCGGCAGATGCTGATCGCCGTTGCCGGCTGCGTCGCGCAAGCGGAAGGCCGCGAGATCATGCGCCGCGCCGGCGCCGTCGATCTGGTCGTCGGCTCGCAGAACTATCACCGCCTGCCGGAGATGATCGCGCGCGCCGCGCGCGGCGAGAAAGTCATCGACACCGAGTTTCCAGTCGAGGACAAGTTCGACGCGCTGGCGGCGCCCAAGCGCGAAGAAATCGCCAAGCGCGGCATCGCCGCTTTCGTCACGGTGCAGGAAGGCTGCGATAAGTTTTGCACCTTCTGCGTGGTGCCCTATACGCGCGGCGCCGAAATCTCGCGGCCGGTCGAGAAGATCGCCGACGAAGTCGCGCGGCTCGCCGACGCGGGCGTGCGCGAAGTCACGCTGATCGGCCAGAACGTCAACGCCTATCATGGCGCCGACGGGGGCGGCGCGCCGGCAACGCTCGGCCAATTGCTGCGCCGCTTGGCGCGCGTGCCGGGCATCGCGCGGCTGCGCTACACCACCAGCCATCCGAACGACATGGACGACGACCTGATCGCCGCGCATGCCGATCTGCCGGAGCTGATGCCCTATGTGCACCTGCCGGTGCAGTCGGGCGCCGACCGCATCCTCGCGGCGATGAACCGCAAGCACACGCGCCAGCACTATCTCGACGTTGTGGCGCGGCTGCGGGCGGCGCGGCCGGACCTCGCCTTCTCCTCCGATTTCATCGTCGGCTTCCCCGGCGAGACGGCACAGGACTTCGAGGACACGCTCAGCCTGGTCGACGCGGTCGGCTACGCGGGGGCCTATACCTTCGCCTACTCCCCCCGCCCCGGCACCCCGGCGGCGGATATCGAGGACCAGGTGCCGCCGGAGGAGAAAACCGAGCGTTTGTACCGCCTTCAGGCCCTGATCGCCCGCCAGCAGCGTGACTTTAACGCCGCATTCGTCGGAAAAACTGTCCCTATCCTGCTTGAAAAGGCCGGCCGGCTCCCTGGGCAACTGGTCGGCAAGACCCCATATTTGCAGGCAGTACAGGTCATGGCGCCTGCTGCGCTGATCGGCACCGTCGTTCCGGTGGCGATCACGTCGCTGGGCACCAACACGTTGTTTGGGGAACTGGCCGGCGGCGCCGCGGCGCCGCTCCTGGCTGAAGCTGGAGCATAG
- a CDS encoding PhoH family protein — MRTSDPVIPTAATSEETATTQVVLAFEDNKLASILFGQYGQNLALIERRLGVVADQRGNHVTLEGSRSGCEQARHVLEGLYEQTKRGRDLSQGDVEGAIRQAIAQGSLFDYAGEGARPSFEEINLRKRPVRARTAAQSAYIRALKRHSLVFGTGPAGTGKTWLAVAQAVQMFERKEVDRIILSRPAVEAGERLGFLPGDMREKVDPYLRPIYDALYDLMDARIVERALQAGEIEIAPLAFMRGRTLANACVILDEAQNTTSMQMKMFLTRLGENSRMIVTGDPSQVDLPGGQMSGLAEAIRLLKDVEGIGHVAFGHEDVIRHELVARIVAAYDRVIPETKSKA, encoded by the coding sequence TTGCGCACATCGGATCCCGTGATCCCGACCGCCGCCACCTCGGAAGAGACGGCGACCACGCAAGTCGTGCTGGCTTTCGAGGACAACAAGCTCGCCTCCATCCTCTTCGGACAGTACGGGCAAAATCTCGCATTGATCGAGCGCCGGCTCGGCGTCGTCGCCGACCAGCGCGGCAATCACGTCACGCTCGAAGGCTCGCGCTCGGGCTGCGAGCAGGCGCGCCATGTGCTCGAGGGTTTGTACGAGCAAACCAAACGCGGCCGCGACCTCAGTCAGGGCGACGTCGAAGGCGCCATCCGCCAGGCGATCGCGCAAGGCTCGCTTTTCGATTACGCAGGCGAAGGCGCGCGGCCCTCATTCGAAGAAATCAATCTGCGCAAGCGGCCGGTGCGCGCCCGCACGGCCGCGCAAAGCGCCTATATCCGCGCGCTCAAGCGCCATTCGCTCGTCTTCGGCACGGGGCCCGCCGGCACCGGCAAGACCTGGCTCGCCGTCGCGCAAGCCGTGCAGATGTTCGAACGCAAGGAAGTCGATCGCATCATCCTGTCGCGGCCGGCGGTGGAAGCGGGCGAACGGCTCGGCTTCCTGCCCGGCGACATGCGCGAGAAGGTCGATCCTTATCTGCGTCCGATCTACGACGCGCTGTACGATCTGATGGATGCGCGCATCGTCGAACGCGCGCTGCAGGCCGGCGAGATCGAGATCGCGCCGCTCGCCTTCATGCGCGGCCGTACGTTGGCGAATGCCTGCGTCATCCTCGACGAAGCCCAGAACACCACATCGATGCAGATGAAGATGTTCTTGACCCGCTTGGGCGAGAACAGCCGCATGATCGTGACCGGCGATCCGAGCCAGGTCGACTTGCCGGGCGGCCAGATGTCCGGCCTCGCCGAAGCCATCAGGTTGCTCAAGGACGTCGAGGGCATCGGCCACGTGGCCTTCGGTCATGAAGACGTCATCCGGCATGAACTGGTGGCGCGTATCGTCGCGGCCTACGACCGCGTCATCCCCGAGACCAAGAGCAAGGCATGA